The following DNA comes from Deltaproteobacteria bacterium.
AGTCATCAGCACACACAAAGCGGGCTGCAGGGGCCTGCGCCCGGCCTGCGCAAGTGAACTTTCCCTGTTGCCTCGACTCGCAGTCCTTGTCTCCTTATCGGCAGTTTGTGGAAAATATATAAAAAATTCACTGTGCTGCCGATGATCTCCTCTATCCTTACCTTATCCAGCATGCCTCCCTTGCCTGCCCACAGTATCACTTCACTGCGGCAAGACTTCCTCGGCCACCGGGCGCCTTTTCTTCCAGCCGGCGATAGAGCACTGCCCTGCCAAAGTCAGCCACCAGCTCATAGCCTTGCAGGAACCCTGCCGAGGCCAGAGGATAGCGGCCGAGCAGGCGATCTCGGAATTTGTTCTTGCTGACCACCACATAAGAGACAAAAAGTCTAGGGGCTGAAAGTGCTGTCTCGAACTCATACTCATACGGCAAGAGGAACCTCTTTGGGTCGCCATAGAGGTAGACCAGACTGTAGAGTGTAGTGTCGTCCAGGAGAACGCGCCCTTTGCTGCCGAGCCGCTCAAGCAGCTCCAGATCATTCTGCAGATTCTGAAAATTCCCATGTCCATACAGGGCTCTGGCAAAGCCCTTCTCCTCATCGCTGCCATGCTCCAGTGGCAGGATGAAGCTGACTGCCAGGGACGTACAGAAGCAGAGGGTGAGCAGCCACACGGTCCATTTCCTCTCCCTGAGCAGTACATCTTTGCTGGCAATCAGGACAGCAGTCGTCAAGAAAATTGCATATTCGATGGTCTCACCGCTGAAACTGCCCAGATAGATTCTCAAATAGGCAGTCAAGAGCGGGGCCAGCAGAATGAGATGCAGATAGTGGAACAATCTTTTTCGCAGAAACAGGGAGGCAAGCAGCACCATAAAGTAGGGCATGATCAGCAGGAAATTTCGCTGCAACTCGCGGCCGAGCACAGCCAGCGCCGCGGCTGCATTGCCCACGACAGCCTGCAGGTTCTGGCTCCCCGCTGCTGCCCCCTGGGTTGCCCGCTGAAAATGGAGAAAATAGAAGGCGTCACCCATGAAAACATAGTTCAGATAGAGCCAGGACAGCGCAAAAAAAGCCATGGGAAAGCAGAGCACCAACCACACGGTTGTCAGAGAGCTGTTGCGGCAGCGGACAATCTGCACCAGAGGCAGGAGAAAAAAACCCACCAGGAGAAAACTCTCGAAGCTCACATAAAACAGGGCGCCGAAGACCATGCCTGCCAGCAAGAGATGGATGCTCAGATCTTGCTCAGCGTACCTGAGCAGGGCATACACTCCCAGCGAAAAGAGGAGGACGAACAGGCAAACATTGCTCCGCTGGGTGAAGAGAAAGAGAAACATGGGCGAGAGGCAGAGGTAGCTGAAGAGCAACAAAGAGAGCATTCTGGCTGCCGCCCCCTTTTGGCAAAATGGAGCAGATTTTCGCAGAAAGCCGAGAAAGAGGCTTGCTGCTGCTGCCCCCACCAGGGCAGTCCCCAGGAAGGGATTGCCACAGAGTAGGGTGAAGGCATATGGCAGGGGTGGATAGACAAAGCCAAGGTTCTCAAGACGTGGAGGATTCCCATGAAACACCAGCAGACACTTTTCTCCCAGGAAGAGAGAAGTTCTGGCAGCGTAGCCCCTGGTAAAGAGCCAATGGTTTATGGCTGCATAGCCGACAAACAGGGCAGCGCCTGGAAGCAGGAAGAGACCTGAGAATCGTCTACCCCTCTCCTCAATGCACTGGTTTTGGCATGCGGCTGATTCCATGTGTGGTCTTTTCCCAGTAGAATGGTTTCGAAAAAAGCTGCCAGAGTGCCTTGTAGGCGGCAACAGAATGAAAGAAGAGCCAGTAGAGCGGATTGAGCAGGGCATAAGGTACATGTCCATAGAGTTTTCTTCTGAATACCGCCATCATGTTGAGATAAATGCCCATGAAGTTGCCAATGATAAGGTTGTAGAGGCCCAGATAGGTCAACAGCGGCGGGAACAAGGGATCCAGCACCTTGCTCTGTGTTGCCAGCCAGTAGAGAAAAATGGCCCAGACAATGGGATTGATCAGAAAAGTAACAGGTGTCCCTCCTATGAAGAGCTGAAAGGCGAGCCACTTTTTTATGCCGAGCTTTTTCAGAAGCTCCCAGGGATGTCTATTGAACACCAGGGCAGTTTGAATATAGCCTTTTATCCACCTGGACCGCTGCCGGATCCAGTTGCCGTAGCGGGAATTTGCCTCTTCATAAGTGGTTGAATTGATCACCCCCACAGTGAGCCCATTGGCTGAGCCACGAATTCCCAGATCAGCATCCTCTGTCACGTTGAATGGATCCCAGGCCCCGAGAGCTTTCAGGTGCTTCACCTGGAAGTGGTTGCTGGTTCCTCCGAGAGGAATGGGAAGCTGCAAACGGTCGAGCCCGGGCAGCAGGTAGTCGAACCAGTAGGAGTATTCCAGTGTGAACAGACGGGTGATGAAATTCTCATTAGCATTGAAATAGTTCAGGGCAGCCTGGAAGCAAAGGTGTGAGTCGCCGTGCTTGTTGAAGGCGGCTACTGCTTTTCTCAGTTGATCCGGCTCTGGAATATCTTCTGCATCATAAATTGTAAGGTAGGTGCCCCGGCAAAAATAGACTCCATAATTGCATGCCTTTGGCTTGGTCTTGGGAAAGGTGTCTGGAATAATTACAAAGCGCCAGTTGCCTGGAGGCTGGGCCTTTTTGGCCGCCTCCAGTGTGAGTTGAT
Coding sequences within:
- a CDS encoding glycosyltransferase; translation: MDYCQVATASEIGKKRLLGEILVESGRLTPEQLEEALTLQKTTGGRLGWILMSQGIISRLDLFHSLAAHFQLSFWNLDFTEFEQQFDCSLMKRVPHKELINNHGIPVKLQGDRLTLLTDFPENERCLEFFRRKFSVADIEQWVITDLDLIRIVDHYYRETLIDASIYGLFYRNPEESALRVFTTSQIVAMGCLLLAGLVWLYVDAVSLLIFIFLLMQMFYFVTVAFRLLLSLVGARCEVSEPITPEDIAALDDKDLPPYSVLIPVYREPELLPTLIDSLKKIDYPPNKLDVLLLLEENDQLTLEAAKKAQPPGNWRFVIIPDTFPKTKPKACNYGVYFCRGTYLTIYDAEDIPEPDQLRKAVAAFNKHGDSHLCFQAALNYFNANENFITRLFTLEYSYWFDYLLPGLDRLQLPIPLGGTSNHFQVKHLKALGAWDPFNVTEDADLGIRGSANGLTVGVINSTTYEEANSRYGNWIRQRSRWIKGYIQTALVFNRHPWELLKKLGIKKWLAFQLFIGGTPVTFLINPIVWAIFLYWLATQSKVLDPLFPPLLTYLGLYNLIIGNFMGIYLNMMAVFRRKLYGHVPYALLNPLYWLFFHSVAAYKALWQLFSKPFYWEKTTHGISRMPKPVH